One part of the Vicia villosa cultivar HV-30 ecotype Madison, WI linkage group LG6, Vvil1.0, whole genome shotgun sequence genome encodes these proteins:
- the LOC131614421 gene encoding uncharacterized protein LOC131614421 produces the protein MEVLVSFRGEGFLGIKVRWKDNYYYVVNIYSSCDIAKKKKIIWAELLDLKKKYNDGEWIMGGDFNAIKNSRERKGRAVRAISKEDELFAEFILLSDLMDVPCKGKKFLWFSGDGRSKSWIDRFLLSSTVVNRWDVVGQMIGDRDILDHCPEWKHLVVHGRGDFILKEKLRLLKDKIKIWNKDVFGKSDLEIEEGVRSINTVDERLYFNPLSPSSFDDGHVLRKEATGRFWRNLRIKENMLLQRSRLMWLKEGDSNSGFFHKVMKQRRRQNHIGPINSSRGLVESVEEIREEVFSHFENKFSESEPFRPTLDGVPFKSISR, from the exons ATGGAGGTCTTAGTGAGCTTTAGAGGTGAAGGTTTTTTGGGGATTAAGGTGAGGTGGAAAGATAATTATTACTATGTGGTGAATATTTATTCGTCTTGCGATAtagcgaagaagaagaagattatatGGGCCGAGTTGCTTGATTTGAAGAAGAAATATAATGATGGGGAGTGGATTATGGGAGGAGATTTCAACGCGATAAAGAATAGTAGGGAGAGAAAAGGTAGGGCGGTTAGGGCCATTAGCAAAGAAGATGAGTTGTTTGCGGAATTCATCCTTTTGAGCGACTTGATGGATGTTCCGTGTAAGGGTAAAAAGTTTTTGTGGTTTAGCGGTGATGGTAGATCGAAGAGTTGGATTGATCGATTCCTTTTATCTAGCACGGTGGTGAATAGGTGGGATGTTGTCGGTCAAATGATTGGTGATAGGGATATTTTGGATCATTGCCCA GAGTGGAAACACTTGGTGGTCCATGGTAGAGGCGATTTTATCTTGAAGGAGAAGCTTAGACTTCTTAAAGACAAAATCAAGATTTGGAATAAGGATGTTTTCGGGAAGAGTGACCTAGAGATTGAAGAAGGAGTTCGTAGCATTAACACCGTGGATGAAAGGTTATATTTCAATCCTTTATCTCCTTCCTCCTTTGATGATGGCCATGTTCTTAGAAAGGAGGCGACGGGTAGATTTTGGAGGAATTTAAGGATTAAAGAGAATATGCTTTTGCAAAGATCTAGACTTATGTGGCTTAAGGAGGGTGATTCGAATAGTGGCTTTTTTCATAAAGTgatgaaacaaagaagaagacaAAATCATATAGGTCCTATTAATTCTTCGAGAGGTTTGGTGGAATCGGTGGAAGAGATTAGGGAGGAGGTGTTTTCTCATTTTGAGAATAAGTTTTCCGAATCGGAGCCGTTCCGACCTACTTTGGACGGTGTCCCCTTTAAGTCCATTAGTAGGTAA